A portion of the Streptococcus urinalis 2285-97 genome contains these proteins:
- a CDS encoding GNAT family N-acetyltransferase: MTQTIEIVPVKLEELPQLSELAKVTYTETFGDHMTKKQLDDFFEESYSLSVLEKVLNDSESIVRFLKVNGDIAGYLKLNWGKSQTEHELEDAFEIQRIYILRQYQGHGLGNKLFQYAMEKAYESKKSWAWLGVWEHNIKAQGLYRKNGFERFSEHHFITGDLVETDWLMKKSLK; the protein is encoded by the coding sequence ATGACACAAACTATTGAAATTGTACCTGTAAAGTTGGAAGAACTACCTCAATTAAGTGAACTAGCTAAAGTAACTTATACTGAAACATTTGGCGATCACATGACAAAAAAACAACTAGATGATTTTTTTGAAGAATCTTATTCATTATCTGTTTTAGAAAAAGTATTAAATGATTCTGAATCGATTGTGCGTTTTTTAAAAGTCAATGGTGACATTGCTGGGTATTTAAAACTTAATTGGGGAAAATCACAGACAGAACACGAACTAGAAGATGCATTTGAAATTCAACGAATTTACATTTTACGCCAATACCAAGGACATGGATTAGGGAATAAACTTTTTCAATATGCTATGGAAAAAGCCTATGAATCCAAAAAATCTTGGGCTTGGCTTGGTGTTTGGGAGCATAATATTAAAGCACAAGGCCTTTATCGTAAAAATGGTTTTGAGCGGTTTTCAGAGCATCATTTTATAACTGGTGATTTAGTTGAGACTGATTGGTTAATGAAAAAATCATTGAAGTAA
- the ypfJ gene encoding KPN_02809 family neutral zinc metallopeptidase: MKTDKLRESQNVEDRRGQSSNYSTGGGSSNLLLQLLFSRGGWKTKLVLLLLLLVFGGGGLSGIFTGDQSSSNSSSYQSTQVTQTNNADASNEQIQFVSKVFASTEDFWTSEFKKEGLNYHDPKLVLYTDSIQTGCGIGQASAGPFYCSADQKVYLDISFYDELSQKYGAKGDFAMAYVIAHEVGHHVQNELGTMTDYAKARQRKSEAQANQLNVKLELQADYYAGVWANYVQGQNLLEKGDINEAMQAAHAVGDDTLQKEAYGKSVPDSFTHGTSEQRQRWFDRGFQYGDINHGDTFALDYGKL, from the coding sequence ATGAAGACAGATAAATTAAGAGAAAGTCAAAATGTTGAAGATCGTAGAGGACAATCTTCAAATTATAGTACTGGTGGAGGTAGCTCCAATTTATTACTTCAATTACTCTTTTCAAGAGGTGGCTGGAAAACAAAATTAGTTTTACTTCTACTACTTTTAGTATTTGGAGGTGGTGGATTGAGTGGTATTTTTACTGGAGACCAATCTTCCAGTAACAGTAGCTCTTATCAATCTACACAAGTAACACAGACCAATAATGCTGATGCAAGTAATGAGCAAATACAATTTGTCAGTAAGGTCTTTGCTTCTACCGAAGATTTTTGGACATCAGAATTTAAAAAAGAAGGTCTAAACTATCATGACCCTAAATTAGTCTTATATACTGATAGTATTCAAACTGGTTGTGGAATTGGACAAGCTTCTGCAGGACCATTTTATTGTTCCGCCGATCAAAAGGTTTATCTTGACATTTCTTTTTACGATGAATTATCTCAAAAGTACGGAGCTAAAGGTGACTTTGCTATGGCATATGTCATTGCTCATGAAGTAGGACATCATGTTCAAAATGAGTTGGGTACAATGACTGATTATGCTAAAGCACGTCAAAGAAAATCAGAAGCTCAAGCAAATCAATTAAATGTTAAATTAGAGCTACAGGCTGATTATTATGCTGGTGTTTGGGCAAATTATGTACAGGGACAGAATCTCCTTGAAAAAGGTGATATCAACGAAGCAATGCAAGCAGCACATGCTGTTGGCGATGATACTCTTCAAAAAGAAGCTTATGGCAAAAGTGTTCCTGATAGTTTTACTCATGGTACTTCTGAACAGCGGCAAAGATGGTTTGATCGTGGTTTCCAATATGGCGATATCAATCATGGAGACACATTTGCACTTGATTATGGTAAATTATAA
- a CDS encoding ABC transporter ATP-binding protein — translation MTVLEFKNVEKTFKDGDQVIKALKPTNFSIEEGEFVAIIGPSGSGKSTFLTIAGGLQTPSKGQLFVNEKDYSNLSEKKRSSLRFKDIGFILQASNLIPFLSVKQQLELIDRLNKQENKEKRHKLFEELGISSLQNKLPQDLSGGERQRVAIARALYNEPSLILADEPTASLDTDRALEVVDLLAKESKDYKKAIIMVTHDLRMIKKCDKVYTIKDGQLNLEENQHKKA, via the coding sequence ATGACAGTATTAGAATTTAAAAATGTTGAAAAAACCTTTAAAGATGGTGATCAAGTCATTAAAGCCTTAAAACCAACTAACTTCAGTATTGAAGAAGGTGAATTTGTTGCCATCATTGGACCATCTGGTTCTGGAAAATCAACCTTTTTAACTATTGCGGGTGGGTTACAGACACCTTCTAAAGGTCAACTTTTTGTTAATGAAAAAGATTATTCAAACTTATCAGAGAAGAAAAGGTCGTCCCTTAGATTTAAAGATATTGGCTTTATTTTACAAGCATCAAATCTAATTCCATTTTTATCCGTTAAACAACAATTAGAGTTAATTGATCGTCTGAATAAACAGGAAAATAAAGAAAAACGTCATAAACTTTTTGAAGAACTAGGAATTTCGTCATTACAAAATAAATTACCTCAAGACTTATCTGGTGGAGAGAGACAAAGAGTTGCTATTGCTAGAGCGCTTTATAATGAGCCATCTCTTATATTGGCAGATGAGCCAACAGCAAGTTTGGATACAGATCGTGCCCTTGAAGTTGTTGATTTGCTAGCAAAAGAAAGTAAGGACTACAAAAAAGCTATCATTATGGTAACACATGATTTACGCATGATAAAAAAATGCGATAAGGTTTATACCATTAAAGATGGTCAATTAAACTTGGAAGAAAACCAACATAAAAAAGCATAA
- the pheT gene encoding phenylalanine--tRNA ligase subunit beta: MLVSYKWLKELVDVTVDPSELAEKMSTTGIEVEGVESPSEGLSKLVVGHVVSCQPVPETHLNLCQVDTGDDDLRQIVCGAPNVKEGIKVIVALPGARIADNYKIKKGKIRGLESLGMICSLQELGLSDSIIPKEFSDGIQILPEDAIPGESIFPYLDLDDEIIELAITPNRADALSMRGVAYEVAAIYDKKVHFPSKTLKEVDKKAHDLIEVTIESEKVPFYASRIVENVTVKPSPQWLQNLLMNAGIRPINNVVDVTNYILLYFGQPMHAFDYDKFEAKVIKPRDAREGESLVTLDGEERQLTSEDVVITIADKPVAVAGVMGGQSTEIDEQSKTVVLEAALFNGKSVRKTSSRLNLRSESSSRFEKGINTDTVLEALDYAAALLTELADGQVLSGIISDGKLPDQDVKVSLSLDYVNVRLGTQLTYADIEKVFQQLGFDIEGNDQHFTVTVPKRRWDISIQADLVEEIARIYGYDNLPTTLPEAGGTAGALTKAQQLKRQVRRIAEGTGLTEIISYALTTPEKATAFTVKPSHLTELMWSMSVERSVLRQNMVSGMLDTVAYNVARKHKNVAIYEIGKVFEQEHNPKEDLPNELTHFAFALTGLISEKDFQTSAIAVDFFYAKGIVEALFDKLQLSVTFTPSSELADMHPGRTALIQLDNQIIGFIGQVHPQTAKAYDIAETYVAEIDLTAVENTLRPAKTFEEITKYPSVSRDIALLIDQEISHQDITTVIHEVGINSLNSIKLFDIYQGQSIENGKKSVAYSLTFQKSDSNLTDEEVARYMGKITKALSEKLNAQIR; encoded by the coding sequence ATGTTAGTATCATATAAATGGTTAAAAGAACTTGTAGATGTCACTGTTGATCCATCTGAATTAGCAGAAAAAATGTCAACTACAGGAATTGAAGTAGAAGGTGTTGAATCACCCTCAGAAGGATTATCTAAATTAGTAGTAGGTCATGTTGTTTCATGCCAACCTGTACCAGAAACACATCTAAATTTATGTCAGGTCGATACAGGTGATGACGATTTAAGACAAATTGTCTGTGGCGCACCCAATGTCAAAGAAGGTATCAAAGTTATTGTTGCCTTACCAGGTGCAAGAATTGCTGATAATTATAAAATCAAAAAGGGAAAAATCAGAGGCTTAGAGTCTTTAGGGATGATATGCTCTTTACAAGAACTAGGATTATCAGATTCTATCATTCCAAAAGAATTTTCTGATGGTATTCAAATTTTACCAGAAGACGCTATTCCAGGTGAGAGTATTTTTCCATATTTGGATTTGGATGACGAAATTATTGAATTAGCCATTACTCCTAATCGTGCAGATGCTTTATCAATGCGTGGTGTTGCTTATGAAGTAGCAGCAATCTATGATAAGAAAGTTCATTTTCCATCTAAAACCTTAAAAGAAGTTGATAAAAAAGCACATGATTTGATAGAAGTCACAATTGAAAGTGAAAAGGTGCCATTTTATGCCAGTCGCATTGTTGAAAATGTCACTGTAAAACCAAGTCCTCAATGGTTGCAAAATCTTTTGATGAATGCTGGTATAAGACCGATCAATAATGTTGTTGATGTCACCAATTATATTCTTCTTTATTTTGGTCAACCTATGCATGCTTTTGATTATGATAAATTTGAAGCTAAAGTAATCAAACCAAGAGATGCCAGAGAAGGTGAATCTTTAGTTACACTTGATGGTGAAGAAAGACAATTAACAAGTGAAGATGTTGTTATCACGATTGCTGATAAACCAGTTGCAGTGGCTGGTGTTATGGGTGGACAATCAACTGAGATTGATGAACAATCAAAAACAGTTGTCCTTGAGGCTGCTTTATTTAATGGGAAGTCAGTTCGTAAAACAAGTAGTCGACTCAATTTACGTTCTGAATCCTCTTCACGATTTGAAAAAGGGATTAACACAGATACTGTTTTAGAAGCATTAGACTACGCAGCTGCTTTATTGACTGAATTAGCAGATGGTCAAGTTTTATCTGGCATCATTTCTGATGGGAAATTGCCTGATCAAGATGTTAAAGTATCTTTAAGTTTAGATTATGTTAATGTTCGTTTAGGTACTCAGTTGACATACGCAGATATTGAAAAAGTATTCCAACAACTTGGATTTGATATTGAAGGTAATGATCAACATTTTACAGTTACAGTTCCAAAAAGACGTTGGGATATTAGTATACAAGCTGATTTAGTTGAAGAAATTGCACGTATATATGGATACGATAATTTACCAACAACACTTCCAGAAGCAGGTGGAACTGCAGGGGCATTAACAAAAGCACAGCAATTAAAACGTCAAGTGCGCCGTATTGCTGAAGGAACAGGATTAACTGAGATTATCTCTTATGCTTTAACAACACCAGAGAAAGCGACTGCATTTACAGTCAAGCCTAGTCATTTAACTGAGTTAATGTGGTCAATGTCTGTAGAACGTTCTGTTTTAAGACAAAATATGGTTTCTGGTATGTTAGATACTGTTGCTTATAATGTTGCTCGAAAACATAAAAATGTCGCTATTTATGAGATTGGAAAAGTATTTGAGCAAGAACATAATCCAAAAGAAGACTTACCAAATGAATTAACACATTTCGCTTTTGCTTTGACAGGATTAATTTCTGAAAAAGATTTCCAAACAAGTGCTATTGCAGTTGATTTCTTCTATGCTAAAGGAATTGTTGAAGCTTTATTTGATAAATTACAGTTATCAGTAACCTTCACACCATCTTCTGAATTGGCAGACATGCATCCTGGACGCACAGCTTTAATTCAACTAGACAATCAAATAATTGGTTTTATTGGACAAGTGCATCCTCAAACTGCAAAAGCTTATGATATTGCTGAAACCTATGTTGCAGAAATTGATTTGACAGCAGTTGAGAATACTTTAAGACCTGCAAAAACTTTTGAAGAAATCACAAAATACCCTTCTGTTTCAAGAGATATTGCTTTGCTAATTGATCAAGAAATTAGTCATCAAGATATCACGACAGTCATTCATGAAGTTGGGATTAACTCTTTAAATTCAATTAAATTATTTGATATTTATCAGGGTCAATCCATTGAAAATGGTAAAAAGTCAGTAGCATATAGTTTGACATTCCAAAAATCTGATAGTAATTTGACAGATGAAGAAGTTGCACGTTATATGGGAAAAATAACCAAAGCACTAAGTGAAAAACTAAATGCACAAATCAGATAA
- a CDS encoding ABC transporter permease has protein sequence MFLALNEMRHSKLRYSLIFGLLFLVAYLMFFLTGLAYGLMQENRSAVDKWEASSVLLTRDSNSTLTLSMFDESLIKKVDADKKAPLAQLSTVSWTKKDPKDSDKAKVSFFGIDKSSFLAPHIEKGRMFKSEHEAVIDKTLADEYDFKIGDKISSTNSSKTFKIVGYTSGAKFSVSPVIYTSLKGFESLKFNAMSKKPGSSINALVIKGKLKDYPKDDLQEFPIKTFINKLPGYNAQVMTFGFMIVFLIVISAIIIGIFMYVLTIQKAPIFGVMKAQGIANKTIASAVLMQTFILSALGSAIGLLGTWLTSLGLPSAVPFQSNWLYYGVIFVAMVGFALLGTLFSIIAIIKIDPLKSIG, from the coding sequence ATGTTTTTAGCACTTAATGAAATGCGTCATTCAAAATTACGCTACAGCTTAATCTTTGGTTTGCTCTTCTTGGTAGCTTACTTAATGTTCTTTCTAACAGGTTTAGCTTATGGCTTGATGCAAGAAAATCGATCTGCTGTTGATAAATGGGAAGCAAGTTCTGTTTTATTAACTAGGGATTCAAATAGTACTTTGACTTTATCAATGTTTGATGAGTCATTAATCAAAAAAGTTGATGCTGATAAAAAAGCACCTTTAGCTCAATTAAGTACGGTATCTTGGACTAAGAAAGATCCTAAAGACAGTGATAAAGCTAAAGTTAGTTTTTTTGGTATCGATAAATCCAGTTTCTTAGCACCACATATTGAAAAAGGGAGAATGTTTAAGTCTGAGCATGAAGCAGTTATTGATAAGACTTTAGCTGATGAATATGATTTTAAAATTGGTGATAAGATATCTTCAACAAATTCTAGCAAAACGTTTAAAATAGTAGGGTATACTTCTGGTGCTAAATTTAGTGTTTCACCAGTTATTTATACATCTCTAAAAGGTTTTGAATCTTTAAAATTTAATGCTATGTCTAAAAAACCTGGCTCTAGTATTAATGCTTTAGTGATAAAAGGTAAGCTGAAGGACTACCCAAAAGATGATTTACAAGAGTTTCCAATTAAAACCTTTATTAATAAACTACCAGGCTATAATGCACAAGTCATGACCTTTGGCTTTATGATTGTTTTCTTAATTGTCATTTCTGCAATTATTATTGGTATTTTTATGTATGTTTTAACCATTCAAAAAGCTCCTATTTTTGGTGTTATGAAAGCTCAAGGAATTGCTAATAAAACAATTGCCAGCGCTGTTTTGATGCAAACATTCATTTTGAGTGCACTTGGTAGTGCTATAGGATTACTTGGAACATGGTTAACCTCATTAGGATTGCCAAGTGCAGTTCCATTCCAAAGTAATTGGCTATATTATGGTGTTATTTTTGTAGCTATGGTTGGATTTGCTTTATTAGGAACACTTTTCTCAATTATTGCAATTATTAAAATTGATCCATTGAAATCAATAGGTTAG
- the rexB gene encoding ATP-dependent nuclease subunit B, producing MRLIYTDINNDLTHILTDIAYHNAKAGQRVFYIAPNSLSFEKERQVLEHLPEKASFQITVTRFAQLARYLVLNRPVQKTSLDDTGLSMVFYKALSQLNDSHLKLYGKLKQDAGFIKQLVELYKDLQSSNAQISDLETLENKSKFEDLQLIFAEVNQILLDGNFDNQSAIDYLIESLETQKLSLSYSDVTLVIDGFTRFSAEEERLVSYLHYHGVSIIIGTYMTEKAYKLSFYGGNIFETSISFMRSLSSRFQTKVEYINDHHKTANAFFHFSKTFEALHDFSEIDVVNNQKDDAVLIWQTINQKDEIEQVAKAIREKLYQGYRYKDILVLLGDVEAYELQVKVIFDKYDIPYYIGKSESMSQHSLIQFFESLERLKKYNWRREDIMTLLKSQLSTHFDQELIDKFNQYLQYADINGFTKFNRTFSYQNQNKYDLEELNRVRQAVVEPLSKLLKVKAQKGSSLLKKLLNYLETIQFAEHFQSLSQELNEIELEKQEQVWKVFTTVISEFNLLFSDDTLSIEKALSLIKNGMLAGNYRVVPATIDVVNVKSYDLVEPHTNKFVFAIGLTASHFPKQVTQHSLLSDEERIKLNENLIETSDTHFDVASIENTKKSHFTAVSLFHSASQNLILSSPTVVNESQDDMSPYLKELTDIGVPVSDKKASLQAINVEDIGNDKALLSRIISINQDKDTFLGDHERTFWAAASRYLRHKLEEENLYILNRPNHLATKPLSKEVLDIKFPKNEPLNLSSSALTTFHNNQYLYYLQNVLALQEQESIHPDARNHGTYLHFIFENVMKDHSTLTFDQKLENSIEKANTDVRFFQQYQEDAAGRYSLSVLEDIARSTASILRHHQGLKVLKQEKPFSYTIKQKVKVNGYIDRIDQLDDGSYGVVDYKSSKNTFDIGRFYNGLSPQLVTYLSAIKKDTELNQSNRLFGAMYLHMLEPRLELAKIKEVSVQMIASLYQDLTYKGIFLEKEKEHLAGGTYQIKNALYSDEELEILLNYNNFLFEKAAKTIQSGKFLINPYTEDGKSVAGNQLKSITRFEADLDFGQARQLIKLPRTQKKENFLKKMQEVEVDDEL from the coding sequence ATGAGATTAATTTATACCGATATTAACAATGATTTAACTCATATTTTAACTGACATTGCCTATCATAATGCAAAAGCAGGTCAGCGTGTTTTTTATATTGCACCTAACTCACTTTCTTTTGAAAAAGAAAGACAAGTTCTAGAACATTTACCTGAAAAAGCATCATTTCAAATAACGGTTACGAGATTTGCCCAATTGGCTAGGTACCTAGTTTTAAATAGACCTGTTCAAAAAACGTCATTAGATGATACGGGATTATCGATGGTATTTTATAAAGCATTGAGTCAACTAAATGACTCACATTTGAAATTGTATGGCAAACTAAAACAAGATGCTGGATTTATAAAACAATTAGTAGAACTGTATAAAGATTTACAAAGTTCCAATGCTCAAATTTCAGATTTGGAGACCTTAGAAAATAAAAGTAAATTTGAAGATTTACAACTGATATTTGCCGAAGTTAATCAGATCTTGTTAGACGGTAATTTTGATAATCAATCAGCTATTGATTATTTAATTGAGTCTTTAGAGACTCAAAAATTAAGTCTGTCTTATTCAGATGTAACTCTTGTTATTGATGGTTTTACTCGTTTTTCAGCCGAAGAAGAAAGGCTTGTTTCATATTTGCATTATCATGGGGTATCGATCATTATTGGTACTTATATGACTGAAAAAGCCTATAAATTATCATTTTATGGAGGTAATATTTTTGAAACTTCAATCTCATTTATGAGATCATTGTCAAGCCGTTTTCAAACTAAAGTTGAATACATTAATGATCATCACAAAACAGCTAATGCCTTTTTTCATTTTTCAAAGACTTTTGAAGCTTTACATGACTTCTCAGAAATAGATGTTGTCAATAACCAAAAAGATGATGCTGTTTTAATTTGGCAAACCATTAATCAAAAAGATGAAATAGAACAAGTAGCTAAAGCAATTCGTGAAAAGCTTTATCAGGGATATCGCTATAAAGATATATTAGTTCTTCTTGGTGATGTAGAAGCTTACGAATTACAAGTGAAAGTTATTTTTGATAAATATGATATTCCTTATTATATTGGCAAATCAGAAAGCATGTCACAACATTCTTTGATTCAATTCTTTGAATCCTTAGAGCGTCTTAAAAAATATAATTGGCGTCGTGAAGATATCATGACACTTTTGAAATCACAATTATCAACTCATTTTGATCAAGAATTAATTGATAAATTCAATCAGTACTTACAATATGCTGATATTAATGGTTTTACCAAATTTAACCGCACATTTAGCTATCAAAATCAAAATAAATATGATTTAGAAGAGTTAAATCGCGTTCGTCAGGCCGTTGTAGAGCCGCTTTCAAAATTATTAAAAGTTAAGGCTCAAAAAGGAAGTTCACTCCTTAAAAAATTGTTGAACTACTTAGAAACGATTCAATTTGCGGAACATTTTCAATCACTTAGTCAAGAACTAAATGAAATTGAATTAGAAAAACAAGAACAAGTTTGGAAAGTTTTTACGACCGTTATTTCAGAATTTAACCTTCTTTTCAGTGATGATACATTATCAATTGAAAAGGCATTATCATTAATAAAAAATGGTATGTTAGCAGGCAATTACAGAGTTGTACCTGCAACTATTGATGTGGTTAATGTTAAATCTTATGATTTGGTGGAGCCACATACTAATAAATTTGTATTTGCTATTGGTTTAACTGCTAGTCATTTTCCTAAACAAGTGACTCAACATTCTTTACTTAGTGATGAAGAAAGAATAAAGCTAAATGAAAATCTGATTGAGACATCAGATACACATTTTGACGTTGCAAGTATTGAGAATACAAAGAAAAGTCATTTTACAGCAGTTTCACTTTTTCATAGTGCAAGTCAAAATCTTATTTTGAGTTCACCAACAGTAGTAAATGAATCACAAGATGATATGTCGCCTTACTTGAAGGAACTTACTGACATCGGAGTCCCTGTGAGTGACAAAAAAGCTAGTCTTCAAGCTATAAATGTTGAAGATATTGGAAATGATAAAGCTTTATTATCGCGAATCATCTCCATTAATCAGGATAAGGATACTTTTTTAGGTGATCATGAAAGAACTTTTTGGGCAGCAGCCAGTCGTTATTTACGACATAAACTAGAAGAAGAAAACCTTTATATTCTAAACAGACCAAATCATTTAGCAACAAAACCCTTATCTAAAGAAGTTTTAGATATTAAATTTCCTAAAAATGAGCCCCTAAACTTATCGTCATCTGCTTTAACAACATTTCATAATAATCAATATTTGTATTACTTACAAAATGTTTTAGCATTACAGGAACAAGAAAGTATTCATCCTGATGCACGAAATCATGGTACCTATCTTCATTTTATCTTTGAAAATGTAATGAAAGACCATTCGACGTTAACTTTTGATCAAAAACTAGAAAATTCAATTGAGAAAGCTAATACTGATGTGCGATTTTTCCAACAATATCAAGAGGATGCTGCTGGTCGTTATTCATTGAGTGTTTTAGAGGATATTGCTCGTAGCACTGCTAGTATCTTAAGGCATCATCAAGGTTTAAAAGTGCTTAAGCAAGAAAAACCATTTTCTTATACCATTAAGCAAAAAGTTAAGGTTAATGGCTATATTGATAGAATTGACCAATTAGATGATGGTAGTTATGGCGTGGTAGATTATAAGTCAAGTAAAAATACATTTGATATTGGGCGTTTTTATAATGGTCTCAGTCCACAATTAGTCACCTATTTATCAGCAATTAAAAAAGATACCGAACTCAATCAGTCTAACAGACTTTTTGGTGCCATGTATCTTCATATGCTAGAACCTAGATTAGAGTTAGCAAAAATAAAAGAAGTTAGTGTTCAAATGATAGCATCACTCTATCAAGACCTAACTTATAAAGGTATTTTTCTTGAAAAAGAAAAAGAACACCT
- a CDS encoding OsmC family protein — protein MYQTKISGDTYFHAQSEGYGKSIELFWETKDGDTPMSLMTIALGSCVTMCLQSYFKKKKGLDTLDIIVETTYEDRHFDLKIDLPDLVKDTNQDELTNFINNYCRVKKVLADDITFSLKYL, from the coding sequence ATGTATCAAACAAAAATTTCAGGTGACACTTATTTTCATGCACAATCTGAAGGATATGGTAAATCTATTGAATTATTTTGGGAAACAAAAGATGGCGATACACCAATGAGTTTGATGACTATTGCATTAGGATCTTGCGTTACCATGTGTCTACAAAGCTATTTTAAAAAGAAAAAAGGACTTGATACATTAGATATCATTGTTGAAACAACTTATGAGGATAGACATTTTGATTTAAAGATAGATTTACCTGATTTGGTAAAGGATACCAATCAAGATGAATTGACTAATTTTATCAATAATTATTGTCGGGTCAAAAAAGTGTTAGCTGATGATATTACCTTTAGTCTAAAATACCTATAA
- the pheS gene encoding phenylalanine--tRNA ligase subunit alpha: MDLQAKLEELKKTTQLKLKEMTGPQAKELQDLKVSVLGKKGSLTELLKGLKDLSADMRPVVGKQVNEVRDVLTNAFEEQAKIVEAAKIKAQLDSETLDVTLPGRQQHLGNRHVLTQINEEIEDIFLGMGFQIVDGYEVERDYYNFERMNLPKDHPARDMQDTFYITEEILLRTHTSPVQARTLDKHDFSKGSLKMISPGRVFRRDTDDATHSHQFHQIEGLVVGENISMGDLKGTLEMIIKKMFGEDRKIRLRPSYFPFTEPSVEVDVSCFKCGGKGCNVCKGTGWIEILGAGMVHPSVLEMSGVDSEKYSGFAFGLGQERIAMLRYGINDIRGFYQGDVRFSQQFNN; this comes from the coding sequence ATGGATTTACAAGCAAAATTAGAAGAGTTAAAAAAAACAACTCAGCTAAAGTTAAAAGAAATGACAGGCCCACAAGCTAAAGAACTTCAAGATTTAAAAGTTTCTGTCTTAGGGAAAAAAGGATCATTGACCGAATTGTTAAAAGGCCTTAAAGACCTTTCAGCAGATATGCGTCCAGTTGTGGGGAAACAAGTAAATGAAGTAAGAGATGTTTTGACAAATGCTTTTGAAGAACAAGCAAAGATTGTAGAAGCAGCTAAAATCAAAGCACAATTAGATTCTGAAACACTAGATGTAACATTACCAGGACGTCAACAACATCTTGGTAATCGACATGTTTTAACTCAAATCAATGAAGAAATTGAAGATATCTTTTTGGGAATGGGCTTCCAAATTGTTGACGGTTACGAAGTAGAAAGAGATTACTATAACTTTGAGCGGATGAATTTACCAAAAGATCATCCAGCGCGTGATATGCAAGATACTTTTTACATTACTGAAGAAATTTTGCTGAGAACACACACTAGTCCAGTTCAGGCTAGAACTTTAGATAAGCATGACTTTTCAAAAGGTTCCTTAAAAATGATTTCACCTGGTCGTGTTTTTCGTCGTGACACAGATGATGCAACACACTCTCATCAATTCCATCAAATAGAAGGTCTAGTTGTTGGTGAAAATATTTCAATGGGTGATCTAAAAGGAACACTTGAAATGATTATCAAAAAAATGTTTGGTGAAGACCGTAAAATTCGATTAAGACCTTCTTATTTTCCATTTACAGAACCATCAGTAGAAGTCGATGTTTCTTGCTTCAAATGTGGTGGAAAAGGATGTAATGTATGTAAAGGAACTGGCTGGATAGAAATCCTTGGAGCAGGTATGGTTCACCCAAGTGTTCTCGAAATGTCTGGTGTAGATTCAGAAAAATACTCTGGTTTTGCATTTGGATTAGGTCAAGAACGTATTGCTATGCTTCGTTATGGAATCAATGACATCCGTGGTTTCTATCAAGGTGATGTCCGTTTTTCACAACAATTTAATAACTAA